Genomic segment of Treponema primitia ZAS-1:
GACGGTTTTGAAATATGCCGCCACATTCGTTCAAAAACTGATGTGCCTATTCTCATGGTTACGGCCCGCATTGAGGATGTTGATAAAATACGCGGGTTTGGTATTGGCGCAGATGATTATATTTCAAAACCCTTTTCACCCACAGAATTAGTGGCGCGGGTAAAAGCCCATATTGCCCAATATGAACGGCTAAAAAACATAGCCGTAAAAGACGGCGCCTCCTCCGGGGATGCGGAAATTGATTTAGGGTATCTAAAAATTAACCCTGCTACACGGCGTGTATATGCGTTTGATAGGGAGGTAGCGCTTACCAACAAGGAATATGAATTACTGTATTTTCTTGTTTCAAACACAGAAAAAGTTTTCAGCAAAGAGCAGTTATATGACCGGATTTGGGGAGAAGATATGTACGGCGACATTAAAACCGTTACGGTTCATATTAAACGTCTGCGGGAAAAAACAGAGAAAAACCCGATAAATCCTCTGCATATACAAACGGTATGGGGCACGGGCTACCGGTTCAGTGTGTAATTTGTTTTTATAAAACTCTCGAACTGCCCGGATGCAGGGCTACCAAGCATCGAATC
This window contains:
- a CDS encoding response regulator transcription factor, with translation MKILIIEDDKAMADIERDFLEMNGFEIEHETDGAKGMERALKGGFNLILLDLMLPGKDGFEICRHIRSKTDVPILMVTARIEDVDKIRGFGIGADDYISKPFSPTELVARVKAHIAQYERLKNIAVKDGASSGDAEIDLGYLKINPATRRVYAFDREVALTNKEYELLYFLVSNTEKVFSKEQLYDRIWGEDMYGDIKTVTVHIKRLREKTEKNPINPLHIQTVWGTGYRFSV